The stretch of DNA TGGCTGCCGCCGTACAAGGGGTTCCGGTGCGCCTACGTGGCTCGGCAGGTAGCGGTGAAGCGGGCCTACGGGCTGTGGGTGACGCCGGCCGAGCACGATGCGATCGCGCGCGTCCTCGCGGGGTGCGGCGCGTGAGTCGCCGCGTGGGGCGGGTACCGGTGTCCGATGAAGTCGGTGATCACCATTCCGGCCGCCATCGTGGCGGTCCTGGTCCTCGGTGGCCTGAGCGCCGAAGACCCGGGCGGCCTGCGTGGCCGGCAGCTGAGGCGACAGCGCGATCTCGCCAGCGGCAGCGTCGAGTTCCTGCGCTATCAGGTCCCGGTCGGGCAGGACCCGGCCGCGGTGACGGCCGCCCTGATGAACGAGGGGTTCGAGGTGGTGCGCGATGACGCCGCCACCCACACCCAGGACCTCATGATCCTGTGCCCGGCGGGCGCCGACCGGGAGCGGGCCCGCGTCCGCGCCGTGATCGCACACGACGCCCCGATCGACATGGAGGGGCATCCCATGACCGAGCGCGACATTATTTTCGCCGACGAGCGGGCGGCCGAATAATTCCATACCCCGCCGGGTATCGCTTCCTGGCTGCCCATGCCTCACGCTGACTTTCTGGAGCACCATGGCCGTCGTAGGGTGAAGAGAAAGTGGTGTCGACCGCCGCATCTCTCATCCCGTTCTGCGGGGGTTAAGGAAGCTTCTGCATGGTGTCTGAGCCGATCCGGTCCGCCGGCCTGGCCTCCCTCGATCACGGGTGGGAGAACGCTCCGCACCCGTCGGTGATCCTCGCCGACGGTGGGTCCGTCCAGGCCGCGAACCGTGCTGCCCGCGACCTGCTGCCGCGGCTCGCCTCCGGCGGCGAGCTCGCCGACGGCGTCGCGGGGTGGCTCGCCGCGCTCGACCGGGACTGGCGTGCGGGCCGGTACGTCGAGGGCTCCGGCGGCTCGATCGGGGCCCGGCGCTTCCTCGCCCGGCCGGTGCTCACCGACGAGGGCGCGCGGATGTGGTGGCTGGAGGAGACCACGGCGCTGCACGCGGCCCAGGAGGAGCTGCGCCGGGAGCGGGAGAGGACGGAGTTCCTGCGCACCGCCTCCGACGCACTGCTGAGCTCCCTCAACGCGAACCGCACCATGGAGGTCGCCGCAGAGCTCGCGGCCAACCGTCTGGCCGACGCCGCCTGGGTGATCGCACCGGCGGTCCGCGGCCGTCACGAGGCGGTGCTCTGCGTGCGGGGCCAGCAGCCGCGGATGATGAACCTCGACATCCGGCCCGACGACGTCCCCGGCCTGGCCGAGGCCCTGCAGGGCTTCCCGCCGGTGCCGTCGCGGTGGATCGACCCCGGAGCCGTGGAGCCCTGGCTGGTCCCCGCCGGCTTCGGGGCCGCAGGGCCCGTCGTGGTGACATCGCTGCCCGGACACGGCGTACCTGCTGGTGCGCTGGTGCTGCTGCGCAGCGCCGAGGAGCCTGCCTTCAGCGAGGAGGAGGAGGGCGTCGCCCGGCTGTTCGCCTCGCGGGTGGGCGCGGCGCTCTCGGCCGCCCGGCTCTTCGAGGAGCAGAGCGCCATCACCGACGTGCTGACCTCCGAGCTGCTGCCGCCGGTGTTGCGCCGGCTCGACGGCATCGACTTCGCCGGCGTCTACCGGCCCGCCCAGGAGACCGCCCGTCTCGGCGGCGACTTCTACGACGTGCACCCGATCGCCGGCGGCGCGCTGGCGCTGCTCGGCGACGTCTGCGGACAGGGGCTGGAGGCGGCGGTCCTCACCGGCCGGATCCGCAACACCCTGCAGGCACTGCTCCCGATGGTGGACGACCACGTCGAGATGCTGAAGATGCTCAACTCGGTGCTGCTCACCTCGCGGCAGACCCGGTTCGCCAGCCTCGTGCTCGCCACCGCGACCCAGGTGGGCGAGCGGGTGCACCTGAGCCTGACCAGGGCCGGCCACCTGCCGCCGCTGATCGTGCGGACCGACGGCAGCGTCGAGGAGGTGTTCGGGTCCGGGCCGCTGGTGGGCATCCTGCCCGACGCGTCGTTCGAGACGCTGACGGTGGAGCTGGCTCCCGGCGAGACCTGCCTGCTCTACACCGACGGGATCGTCGAGGCCCGCGGCGGTCCGATGGGCGGCGAGATGTTCGGCGAGGCACGGCTGCGGCGCGTGCTGTCCCAGTGCCAGGGGATGCCGGCCGAGGCGGTCGTCGAGCACGTGCTGATGCTCGCGACGCAGTGGCTGGAGCTGCCCGAGCACGACGACATGGCGGTGCTCGCCATCACCGCGCCGCGGGCCCGCGGCTGAGCCCGCGCACCGACGGGAGGAGGGCAGCTGTGGCCGAGAC from Nocardioides sp. BP30 encodes:
- a CDS encoding PP2C family protein-serine/threonine phosphatase yields the protein MVSEPIRSAGLASLDHGWENAPHPSVILADGGSVQAANRAARDLLPRLASGGELADGVAGWLAALDRDWRAGRYVEGSGGSIGARRFLARPVLTDEGARMWWLEETTALHAAQEELRRERERTEFLRTASDALLSSLNANRTMEVAAELAANRLADAAWVIAPAVRGRHEAVLCVRGQQPRMMNLDIRPDDVPGLAEALQGFPPVPSRWIDPGAVEPWLVPAGFGAAGPVVVTSLPGHGVPAGALVLLRSAEEPAFSEEEEGVARLFASRVGAALSAARLFEEQSAITDVLTSELLPPVLRRLDGIDFAGVYRPAQETARLGGDFYDVHPIAGGALALLGDVCGQGLEAAVLTGRIRNTLQALLPMVDDHVEMLKMLNSVLLTSRQTRFASLVLATATQVGERVHLSLTRAGHLPPLIVRTDGSVEEVFGSGPLVGILPDASFETLTVELAPGETCLLYTDGIVEARGGPMGGEMFGEARLRRVLSQCQGMPAEAVVEHVLMLATQWLELPEHDDMAVLAITAPRARG